TCATCGTTCTCCTGTTCATTTCGGTCATCGGCGTGCCGCTCGCCTTCGTCCTCCTTGCCCTCTACCTGGTGAGCATGTATGTGGCGCGGCTGTTCGTTATTTTGTGGGCGGGAAGGGCGATCATGCAGAGAGGGGGAAAGGAACGGCACGCCGTGTGGTCGCTCGTCCTCGGCATGCTCGTTTATATCGTCCTCTCTCTTACTCCCGTTCTTGGCGGTTTCGTCGCACTTTTTACCACGCTCTTCGGGCTGGGAGCAGCGGGGGTGACGATCGGGAATCTCTACCGGCGCAGCGGGAGCAGCGGCGAGCACGCGGCCTGAAAGCATCCTGCCGTTATGTCCGTATCCGCGCCCCGGCCGGCACAAAGGCCGAGACGAGCGTTATGTCCAGGGTGATCAGGATCTCCTTGCCGAGGAGCAGCGAGCCGGCCTCCTTTGCTTCGAAGGCGATACCGTAGTCCTCGCGGTTTATGGCGGTGGTCGCCGAAAGCCCCATGCTGAGCCGTTCCTCACCGGGATAGTCCCAATCCCTCTCTGCCACGGGACCGGAATACTCCGCATCGAGCATCTCCTCGCAGGTGGTACCGTGCAGCGTGAGCTCACCGAATATCCTTACGCGGCTGCCCCCCAGCGGCTCGATGGAGCTGCTCCTGAAGGATATCTCGGGGAAGTGCTCTGCATCGAGAAAGTGTGCGCCCTTGAGCTGGGTATTCCAGACCGCGTCATCTGCCGCTGCACTGGCGGCATCAATGACCGCGGCTACGGACGAGCGCGTGATGTCGTCGGGATCGAGAAGGGCCGTTCCGCTGATACGGGTGAACTTTCCGCGCAGCCGCCTGAAGAGGAGACGCACCTCGAAGGTTGCAACAGAGCGGTCGGTGTCGATAATCCATTTATCCATAGAATGCTCCCTCTGCGAAACAGGATGCCCTTGAACGCATGGTACGAGCGGACGGGGGTAAGGGGGTATGCGGGGTCTTACTTAAATTGTACCCGCTTCATCAGGAGAGTCAACTGCGGAAAAAATTCAACTTTTTCATCGATGCACCGATAACGTAAGTGGTGCGAGTGTGTCGCACGCTACGCTGCCGAAGGATCGGCAGGACGAGAACAAGGAGGAAGCTATGGCATGTAAGACGTGTGGAACCAAGAAGGCGGCGAAGAAGCCCGCAACGAAGAGGGTTGCGAAGAAGGCTACGGCGAAGAAAGCGGCAAAGAAGCCTGCTGCGAAGAAACCGGCAGCCAAGAAAGCGGCAGCGAAGAAGAAGGCGGCCAAAAAGCCGGCTGCCAAGAAAGCCGCAGCAAAGAAGAGCGCGCCTAAAAAGAAGTAGGCCGGTTTCGGGCCGGGACTTGTCCCCTTCAGCCCTCTTCCTCCGCACCAGGCGGAGAGCAGATAGTTGAAGGGGGCATTTTCTTTTCAGAGGGCGCGCGACCGAAAAACGACCGCCGGCCTATGCCATCAGGATGTCCTTAGCCTCTGTCTCGCGCTCATCGAAGAGCGGAAACCACTCCCCCTTCTTGGTCTGGATGAAGACCGCCTGTTTGTCGCATTTCGTGCACTTCCTGATCTCGGCGGCATGAATGCCGAGGTCCATGACTTCAGAGGTGATGCCGTGGTGAGAGACGGGCTCGAAGTGGTGCTCATGCTTCATCGTGGTATCCTCCTTCTGCGGTAGCGTACCGTAATCCGGGTCGTTTTGTACAGAGCATTCTCCCTGACGGATGCGGCTAAAAGCAGTCTCTCAAGCGTGATGCCAGCTCCTCCGGCGGGGTGATGACCAGCTCTGAATGGAGGAGCTTCTGCAGGAAATAGTCGTCATTGCGGTAATTGGGGTAGAGGTTCTGCCGGTTGACGATCTTGAAGACGCAGAAGACCTTCGCCTTGTCCTTCAGAAAGGGGTTGCAGACGCTCGTATTCCCGAGCAGCGGGTCCTTGCGCACCTCGACCAGGTGCTGCTCCTCGGCGAAATCCTTGAAGGGAATATGGATGGCAAAGGACGACGAGCTGCTCTCGAAGGTAATGGAGCCCATGGGGTCCCCCTTTCATGAAATGGTCCGGATTTCTGCCGGCCGGTGCAGCGATGGGTTGCTTTCCCTTCTATAGTTTACCGCATAATGAGGCGATGATCACCAGCTCTCCTTGACAGGGGGAGAGGAGCGTTCCTATGCTTTAGGTAAAAGAGTGCGGAGATACCTTATGGCTCACCATGACGACGGCGCGGCGGCTTCCTTCTGGAGCCCCTTTCGCATAACGATATTCCGGGCATTCTGGATCGCCAATCTCGTCTCGAGCATCGGGACCTGGATGCACGAGATCGGCGCGGCCTGGCTGATGACCTCGCTGACGCGGTCGCCCGTGCTCATCGCGCTCGTCGAGACGGCGATCAGCCTGCCGATCTTTCTCCTCGCCCTCCCTGCCGGGGCTCTGGCCGATATCCTCGACCGCCGCCGCATGCTCCTTTTCACCATGGGATGGCTCTTCGCCGTTGCGGCGACGCTGGGTATGCTCGCCCTCATGGGACTCATCGCTCCCTGGATACTGATCGGGCTCACCTTTGCCCTCGGCCTCGGCGCTGCCCTGAACGCGCCGGTATGGCATGCGGTCATTCCCGAGATGGTCCCCCGCGCTGATCTCCACGCGGCCGTCACCCTGAACAGCGCGGGATTCAACTTCGCCCGGACCATCGGCCCTGCCCTCGGCGGTCTCGTCGTCGCTTCAGCCGGGCCCTGGGCCGCCTTTCTGCTGAACGCGGTCTCCTATCTCGTCGTGATCGTCGTCCTCTACCGCTGGAAACGTCCTCCCCGTGAGAACATCATGCCCGCGGAGCGGATCACCGGCGCCGTGCGGGTCGGGCTCCGCTACGTACGCCACGCGCCCGCACTCCACGCGGTATTGATCCGCGTAGGGGCCTTCATGCTCTTCGCCAGCGCGTTCTGGGGGCTCCTGCCGCTCTTCATAAGGTTCGAGCTCCGGAGCGACCCCCGCGGCTACGGGATACTGGTCGGCCTCTTCGGGGCAGGGGCCGTGTCGGGCGCGCTCTTCCTCGCCAGGGCACGAAGACGCGTTTCGTCGAATATGCTCGTATCGGCGGCCTCGCTGCTCTTCGGCGGCATGCTCCTTATACTCGGGATTACCCGGAACCTGGTGAGCGCGGGCGCGGCGATGCTCATAGGGGGAGCGGCATGGCTCACGCTGCTCTCTACGTTGAATGCGAGCGCCCAGGTGGTGGTGCCGTCATGGGTGAGGGGAAGGGCGATCGCCTTCTATCTCTTCGCCTTTTTCGGCAGCATGGCCGCAGGGGCCTCTCTCTGGGGTGTCGTGGCGTCGAGGATCGGCGTTTCGCATTCATTCCTCCTCGCTGCCGCCGGGCTGTTCCTGAGCGCCGCCGCGACCCACCGTTTCCGTGTGGTCGAAGGCGGCGAGGCGAGCCTCGAGCCGTCGCTCCACTGGCCCGCCCCGAGAATCGTCGGCCCCTACGACCCTGACGAGGAGCCGGTGCTGGTGACGGTCGAGTACCGCATCGACCCGGAACAGGCGCAGGCCTTTATCGCGGCAATGCACGAGCTGGGCCGCATCCGCAGGCGTGACGGCGCGGTCAACTGGGGGATATTCCGGGATACGACCGAACCGGGGCGTTATATCGAGGCCTTCGTGGCAGAGTCCTGGACAGAGCACCTCCGCCATCATGAGCGCGTCACTATTGCCGATAAGGCGATCGAGGACAGGGTGGAGTCCTTCCATCGCGGCCCGACGCCTCCTCGGGTGTCGCATTATATCTACGCGAGCAACGTTGAGGGGGAGGATACGGTGGGCAGGATAACCGAACCACCGCAGGGCTTGCGTTAGCCCTGTGGTGCCCTGATCCTCTTGCAGGTGATACAATAGGGTAGAATGATGAGAACATTCGGGATAAGCTCTTGCGTTCCCTGGAGCATCCGCGGTGCGGGAGCGCTCATGAACCCGATCGGCCCTGGTACCGCGGCAACGGGATATGGATAAGAAGCAGCTGTACGAGCTGGTCTTCGATGCGCTGCCCATCGGCTTTTCGAGAGTGGACAGGGAGGGCGTCATCGTCGAGTTCAACCGCGCGGCGGAAAGGATCACCGGCTATACGAGGGCGGAGGCCATCGGCAGTTCCCATCTCGAGCTCCTCCACGGCACCTCCGACCGGTCGGCCTGTCCTTTTCTGAAGTGCACGTTCGAACGGCACGAACAGATCCTCGCAGCGGAAGTCGCGATCAGGAGGAAGAGCGGTGAAGCGATCACGCTCTCGATCACTGCAGCCCCGCTCTTCGATGAAGAGGGAGAGCTGACCGGCGGCGTGGAGCTCTTCAGGGATATAACGGAGATCAAGCGGCTCGAGCGCGAGAGGAAGAATATCCTCTCCATGTTCGCCCACGACATGAAGAACCCGGTTGTCACTGCCGGAGGGTTCGTACAGCGGCTGCTCTCCGGCAAGGCGGGCCCCACCACCGATTCGCAGCAGAGCTGCCTGAGGTCGGTCATGGAGGAGCTGAACAAGCTCGAGTGGCTGATCACCGACTTTCTCGAATTCTCGCGCTTCGAAGCCATGGAGTGCAGGCCCCTTGCAGAGCCGTTCCCCGTAAAGGCGGCGCTCCTCAAATACATCGATGCAGCGAGGACAAAGGCGGACGAGAAGGGGGTCGCTCTGGTCTTCGAGTGCGAGCCGGAAGCCGATCTTGTGCTCGGTGCGGATGCCCGGCTCCTGGGAAGGGTGATCGGCAACCTTCTCGATAACGCCATCCGCTACACCAACCCCGGCGGAAGCGTCACGGTGCGCCTGGCGCGGCGCGAGACAGAGGTCCTCATTCAGGTCAGCGATACCGGCATCGGCATTGCAGAGGAACATCTTCCCTTCATCTTCGACGCCTTCTACCGGGTGAGCAGGGATGGAATGGGCTCAGGCCTCGGGCTGACGATAGCGAAGACCGTGGTGGAGGCGCACGGCGGAAAACTGTGGGCCGAGAGCGCCTACGGAAAAGGCAGCACCTTCAGCGTCACGCTGCCGATAAGGATAGCCAGTCCATGAGGGCCGCCTCAGTCATGCTACAGGTGCAAGTCCTCCCGTAAGTTTCCCGTCCAAGAAGACAGCATGTAAGTAGAGCTTTCCGGCAGTAGTTGTAGTCATTTTGTTAGGCGCTCTTAGAATCCCCCGGATGGCGTCCTTATGGGGCTGAAGGTCGATGTCCGTGGGGCCTCGCCAGGGAAATAAAGGAGCTTTGAAAGATCCGCAGGAATATATTCGATATGGTCAAGGTTTCTCCCGATCGCCTCTTTAAGGTACCGTTCCTCGTCCAATTGGAGAGAGAGTGAATAGAGAGCAGTCCTCCCTTTTCTCTCTCTCAGGAGAACCCTATCCTTTGTTGCCTGCTTGAGATAAGTGACAATAGAGCGTTCTGTAGATCCCTTTGAGGTTTTCTTGAGAACCCGCTGCATATGTTCGAGCACCTGGCTGTACGTTTTCGCTTTGTTCTCCGCCAGCACTTTGTACGCATCTCGCAGGTCCGGGTCGCGAACCTGCTCTTTCAAGAAATCCCTTCGCCTTATTGCCACAACGTACTCCATTACGGAGAGCTGAGAGAAAAACAGGGCCTCCCTTGAAAGATTGACGAAGGGGGTGAAGTTCCTCAAGGCCAGGGTCTGCTGCAGGGCGGCATGGAACCTCTCTAGGTTCACTTTGTTGCTGTAATACCGGCTCGGGTTGTAGATGTTGTACTTGTTAAGGCCGAGGTCTCGCAATAATGCGTGCTCGAGTATCCTGCAGAGCCGTTTGTTGCCGTTCCTGAAAGGATGTATGGCGTAGAGACCAGTTATAAAGAGATTGACTCCCGTGATAGTCGGGTTATGCTGCAGAAACTCGATGAGCCGTTTGAGCTCCGAGGGAATATCCTTAGAGGGGATCGGGCGATAATGATCACCGAACCTGCCGAGCCCGACAACCACCTCATCAGTGTCCCGAAACCTGCCTGCATTGTATTTGGAAAACCCGATAACATATCCATCAAAGCGGTCGAGTCCATCCGTGAGCCGATGGTGCAGGTCCTGTATGAGCTCGGGTGAAAGCCGATGTATCAGATGCGGGCGAGCAGAAGGGGGTATGAACTTTTCGCTATTGACGAACTGCAAGGTGTCGACAATATTTTCATACTCAAGCCTGCTGTAATCGTCTTTGGCGGTGACCCGATTGACTGCCCCCGATGTGTCCTGCCTGCGCGCGCCCCTCTCGCGATCGGCGAAGATGGTCCGTGCCTCGTTGATGCCGATGGTGTTCTGGCCCTCAAGTTTGGATATCGCCAGAGAGGCGAGCAATGCCGACTGTTTTGCAAGGAACGGTTTGACAGCAGGCTGCACGTCTGAATAGACAGCTATCTCTTCGTCGACGCGCTTGAATGTCTCATCATCGAAGGTGATACGCTCTCGCACGTACCCGAATCCCCTATCGGTGAGTATTTTGAGCTTTGCGAAAGAGACTTTTTCGACCTTTTGCCAATAGAACTGTTCCATGGCCATACTATAGCTGAAAAACTACTGAAAAGACAACTGAAGCTAGACTAATAAAACACATTGAAAGATACTTGAAATTAGGAAAAATCTGACGGGCTATAGCACATATTTATAAATAACAACAGAGGCAGCGGAATGGTACCATTTCACCGTGCAGACTCGTCCCGTCGGATGATCAAGCCTCTGAAACTGAAGTATAAACGGAGGAGTGCATCAATATCCCTGCTCCGGTCGCCGGGCATGCGCGCCATCAGTTCCGAGCAGTGCATGGTAACTTCACCCCCCAATGGGTAAAATTCACTCTGCATTATAAGAGGCGGAATGTATAATAGTCTGTAATCGTAAAAATGCCGGCCCTGCGCGGCATAGCGCATCGAGAGGATTGTTTTTGAATTATGAGCCGAATTATTGACCCGTCACTCTTGTCCGATAAGCTTTGTCTTGCAGTCTTTTTCAGCATCATCGTGTTCCTCAATGGATGTGCTGCAACAAAAAGTCTTTATGAGAAATATCAGCCCGGTACAGGGCATCGGGAAGAACGTATCGAACGAAATGACTTCTCGGTGAGAAAAGGAGATGATGTCATCGGCCGGCTGGCGTTCATCAGTCTTGAAAAAGGGGATACGCTGCCGGACGTTGCACGGCACTTCGGCCTTGGAATCGATGAAATCAGTGCGGCTAACCCGGGGATAGACAGGTGGGCGCCCGAGCCCGGAGAGCGTATCCTGCTGCCTCTGCGCTTTATCCTGCCGGACGCTCCCCGAAGAGGAATCGTGATCAACCTGGCAGCAATGAGGCTTTTTCATTTCAAAGAGGATGGCGAGTCACTGATGGTGTTTACCTATCCGGTCGGCATCGGTACCGAAGAGCGGCCCTCGCCCACGGGTCAAATGTATGTGGAACGCAAGGCAGCCCGGCCGACCTGGCATGTGCCTGCCTCCATTGCCGAGGATCATCGCAAGAAAGGAGATCCTCTCCCTCCCGCAGTGCTGCCGGGACCTCTGAATCCCCTCGGAGAATACGCGCTCTATCTGAGCAAGCCGACGTATCTGATCCATGGCACCAATAAACCGGCCAGCATCGGCCTCAGGGCAACCAACGGCTGCATACGGCTCTACCCGGAAGACATCGAAAGACTCTATGAGAACACCA
The genomic region above belongs to Nitrospirota bacterium and contains:
- a CDS encoding ATP-binding protein, which translates into the protein MDKKQLYELVFDALPIGFSRVDREGVIVEFNRAAERITGYTRAEAIGSSHLELLHGTSDRSACPFLKCTFERHEQILAAEVAIRRKSGEAITLSITAAPLFDEEGELTGGVELFRDITEIKRLERERKNILSMFAHDMKNPVVTAGGFVQRLLSGKAGPTTDSQQSCLRSVMEELNKLEWLITDFLEFSRFEAMECRPLAEPFPVKAALLKYIDAARTKADEKGVALVFECEPEADLVLGADARLLGRVIGNLLDNAIRYTNPGGSVTVRLARRETEVLIQVSDTGIGIAEEHLPFIFDAFYRVSRDGMGSGLGLTIAKTVVEAHGGKLWAESAYGKGSTFSVTLPIRIASP
- a CDS encoding Fic family protein; this translates as MEQFYWQKVEKVSFAKLKILTDRGFGYVRERITFDDETFKRVDEEIAVYSDVQPAVKPFLAKQSALLASLAISKLEGQNTIGINEARTIFADRERGARRQDTSGAVNRVTAKDDYSRLEYENIVDTLQFVNSEKFIPPSARPHLIHRLSPELIQDLHHRLTDGLDRFDGYVIGFSKYNAGRFRDTDEVVVGLGRFGDHYRPIPSKDIPSELKRLIEFLQHNPTITGVNLFITGLYAIHPFRNGNKRLCRILEHALLRDLGLNKYNIYNPSRYYSNKVNLERFHAALQQTLALRNFTPFVNLSREALFFSQLSVMEYVVAIRRRDFLKEQVRDPDLRDAYKVLAENKAKTYSQVLEHMQRVLKKTSKGSTERSIVTYLKQATKDRVLLRERKGRTALYSLSLQLDEERYLKEAIGRNLDHIEYIPADLSKLLYFPGEAPRTSTFSPIRTPSGGF
- a CDS encoding L,D-transpeptidase family protein encodes the protein MRKGDDVIGRLAFISLEKGDTLPDVARHFGLGIDEISAANPGIDRWAPEPGERILLPLRFILPDAPRRGIVINLAAMRLFHFKEDGESLMVFTYPVGIGTEERPSPTGQMYVERKAARPTWHVPASIAEDHRKKGDPLPPAVLPGPLNPLGEYALYLSKPTYLIHGTNKPASIGLRATNGCIRLYPEDIERLYENTTVKAPVYIVNQPYLLGRLNGVVYMEAHALPEDMDSVEFDKVYAKLRSLEKESGRTLDWSTVKRVAAEARGIPVPLFGIGPGGGKEIAEPIELDHPGELYGRPEVPELKADAWSVLAADMRDKTDAVRLAAIINHQGPPIPARVVSKGARHRVIAGPFNDVRDANEAIKRLKVDLAIDGTLIEPVKEIVERKEVKRR
- a CDS encoding MFS transporter codes for the protein MAHHDDGAAASFWSPFRITIFRAFWIANLVSSIGTWMHEIGAAWLMTSLTRSPVLIALVETAISLPIFLLALPAGALADILDRRRMLLFTMGWLFAVAATLGMLALMGLIAPWILIGLTFALGLGAALNAPVWHAVIPEMVPRADLHAAVTLNSAGFNFARTIGPALGGLVVASAGPWAAFLLNAVSYLVVIVVLYRWKRPPRENIMPAERITGAVRVGLRYVRHAPALHAVLIRVGAFMLFASAFWGLLPLFIRFELRSDPRGYGILVGLFGAGAVSGALFLARARRRVSSNMLVSAASLLFGGMLLILGITRNLVSAGAAMLIGGAAWLTLLSTLNASAQVVVPSWVRGRAIAFYLFAFFGSMAAGASLWGVVASRIGVSHSFLLAAAGLFLSAAATHRFRVVEGGEASLEPSLHWPAPRIVGPYDPDEEPVLVTVEYRIDPEQAQAFIAAMHELGRIRRRDGAVNWGIFRDTTEPGRYIEAFVAESWTEHLRHHERVTIADKAIEDRVESFHRGPTPPRVSHYIYASNVEGEDTVGRITEPPQGLR
- a CDS encoding YceI family protein; this encodes MDKWIIDTDRSVATFEVRLLFRRLRGKFTRISGTALLDPDDITRSSVAAVIDAASAAADDAVWNTQLKGAHFLDAEHFPEISFRSSSIEPLGGSRVRIFGELTLHGTTCEEMLDAEYSGPVAERDWDYPGEERLSMGLSATTAINREDYGIAFEAKEAGSLLLGKEILITLDITLVSAFVPAGARIRT